The window TTGGACACCCATCATCTATGCTGGTTGTTGAAGAGCTTGCAATGCTTGGTGCAAAAGTTGTTATCAGATTTGGTACATGTGGAGCCATGGTGAAGGGCCTTAAAATAGGAGATATTGTTATACCAACAGCAGCTGCGTATTATCCTGGTGGAGCATTTTATCAATATTTAAAAGAGGCTGTTTGCACAGCTACAGCTCCTCATTTCGATGTTTTGAAAACACTTGTTGAGGAAACTCAAAAAGCTGGTGTAAACTATGTTCTAGGACCTGTTGTAAGTAGTGATGCATTCTATGCTGAAGACCCAGAATTTGTTAAGAAGTGGACTAGTAGAGGTATTGTAGCTGTTGAGATGGAGTGTGCAGGACTTTTCATGCTTGGTGCTATGAGGAATTTAAAAACAGGTGCTCTTCTAATGGTTAGCGACTCTCTTGTTGAGGAATTGGGGTTTGCATCAGCTGAAGAGCTTAGAGAATATGTTAACAGAGCTTCTAAAATAGTTCTAGAGGCTTTAATAAAGATTAGTGCATAGCCTACACAATTCTCAAAAGAATATTACAACTTTTTAATATTTTATAAACAAGATCTACAACCTTAACAACATCAGCAGCCTTCTCTCCCTCAATGCTAATCTGAATAACAAAAACCGTTGGTCTACCAACAAATGGTGGTTGAGAAAACTGCCTCGAGGTCTCAACTGGACGCGTCTTAACCAAGACATTGTCAAAGTTGCATACAAACGATGCCTGAGATCCTGTGCAAAACCCGTGCAATTCTATACCTTCTCTCAGCTTCGATATACATACCTGTTCTTCTGGCAAACCCTGCAAAGATGCCTCTACAACAACACTAAACAATTTTAATCACACAAAACTTTCACTTTATTCTCAAAAATATTAGCTAATATAAAAACATTTTCTTGGCGATATTTTTGTGATTTTAGTGTCCAAGAGACGTTGGAAAGCTTGTTGACGTTATTACATCTGGTTCTAGAACTTGTGAAGACAACGATACCAGAGCAAGATGTTTGGAAAGGCTTAAACAACACAACTATAAATATAGTCTTAAACAATACGCTTCTGGATGAATTTTGGTAAAGGCACCTAAGTCACAAAGAAAAATCGAATCTAAGTGTAGATGGTAATGTGATAGTCGGCACCCCTGTTGGGGATATTGGCACACCCCTGAGGTGCTCAACAATCGTCAAAACAAGGATGTTTCCAATAGAAAAAGATCTGAATAATGAGGTTGATCTAAGCGTCCTGGGCAAGATCATAGCTAAGAGCATAAGGGTTGAGCTAGTAAATGTAACACGCTCGGAGATGAGGCTAAAGATTGAGCTAACAGTGGAGAATCGGCTCAAAGCAATACTGCTCTACATCAAGGGGGTTGTGTTCAGCATTGAAACAGCAACTATACAGCTGGGCTATTGGGAGCAGAAGGCTGTAACCGGAGAAACAGATACACTAGTCTTCACAGCTACAATAGACAATTCGAAGACACCCAAGCTGTGGTACAATCACATAGGAAACAGAGAGAAAAACAGATATAGTAATCAAGGTGTGGTTCAAACAGAGGTGATGGGGAGAACCATTGAGATATTCAAAGAAATACCATTAGCAATAACCACAAAACTTGAAACAAACATATTCAAGTATAGAACTTGAGGATTAGGAACCTAGGTTTAGCAAATGCCTGTAACCTTCTGTAAACATTTTTCAATCACCTATTTTATCTCACATCATTGCCTTCATTTTCTTAGACTCAACATCTGCTAGAGAAGTACTTGGAATAGTCCAGAGGTTCCCATATCCACCCCCACACCTGATTGTTATTGCATATGAGAATATACCAAGCGAATCACGATATTTACGTTGATTTTTACCCATATACACCAAGGCTTTAAGGCTGAACTATGTTAGGCATTAAGCGCGCCACTGCACCTATAACCTCTATACATATCTTCCTCTACCCCTTTCCACTGCTTCTTCGATTCTACCCCAACCTAAGGATTCTTGGCAGTGCCAATCCATAGTTAGCTGCATGCCCAGCTAGAAAACTTCTCAAAAGTCTAAAATGAAGCAAAAAGATTAATATAATAGTATAAAGGCCTTAGTACTCAATGTAGTTAATGTGGAGGTGTTGTAAATATCTTTGACACTGTTTTTATTCAATAGATAGCTTTATTAGTATAAAATCTCATTCCCTTAAATTTTATAAATATGTATGCAGCTCCCACCATAACTACTATAGACATTCTTGAGGATGTGGCTCTGGTTAACCCTGGTACACGGTATGCCATAGCTGATGAACTAGTGGCTAATAGGCTAGGTTCAAGGCTTCAGAACTTATAGCCACCTAACCTCTTTCTCAAGACACGAAACCCCTTGCCACGAAGCCACAGCAAAGTCGATCACTGCTAAAGAGAAGACCACTCCATAGAGCTACACATGAGTTTGTAGATTTGCTGGGTATACACATGATTTAATTCCAAATTTATAGACGGGTAGCAGCCTTCTCCTAACCAGCGGTTTGAATAAATAAACAGGTTTTGTCCAAGGCCCTAACAACCATGATCATCATCGCAACAGCTGCTCCATTAACCATATTTGCATAAATTTTTTAGCTCTACCGCCACAGACTCTATATACCGTAACTAATTGTGAGCACATTGCAGTCGCCATCGAGGGAGAAGAAGATGAAGTTAAGGATTTCGGCTACAGGCCTGGTTCTTCTCCTCTACATTATGTTTTGGATAGTTTTTTTAAGCTACAATGAGAGGCTTGTAATACGTGCTATAGATTCTATTGGCACTGCAAATGCCCTCATACTATCGACAATTCTGCTTATACTCAACGCATATGTGCAAGGAAAGCTCCTATTGCTTTACCAAAATCACTTGATAAGCCTTGGGTCATATGCTGTAGCATCATTTCCTGTAGCTCTTGTATGGGTACTTTCATTTTATGTACTTCCAAGAGCTGTGGCAAAGATTCTAAACATCGACATCACATTTGCCGTGATAATAATCTCGCGGATAATCACTGTGTCAGCTCTTATTATAGCTATTACATTTCTGATAAAAAGATTCACACAGCAAAAACGAAAGCCAGTGGCAAATGGTCTAGCCAGCTGAAAAAAGATGTGTGCATTAAGCAACAAACCCTCTACTAATAACTTTGCAGCAGAGGTTATCGCCGAAGGCTTGCAGCACTAGAGGTTGTAGCCTATTTGCCGCCATGGCTAAGGCGATGAAATTTTTGAGGTTTTGCAACACATGGGTTGCTGGGCTTGCATGTCTCTATGGAACCTCTTAGTAAATCTAGAAGCTTTGCCAGGGCATTTTTATGCTTCTCTATGTATGTAATAGCTGAGTTAGTTGCTGCTATACCTGGCTATCTACTTGTCTTCAGTGTTCTTCCAAGGTTCATCAGATATGCAGAGCCTTGGGGATATGAAGACTCTTTCCACTATATTTGCACATTTGTGGGAAGTGACAATGATATTGATTGAGACTAGGTCTAAGAGTAGACGCTGCCCCCGACTCCTCTTAAGGCTTAACTAAATCAGTTAGGGCACTTGGTGAGGCATTGTAAAGTGTAAAGGCTTTAGTTAGGTGGTGAAGTGAAATGGGGTTGTATTGACTCTAAATAGGGTGGAAATACCAAGTTTTCTTCAATGCACAGATGAGTTCACATATACCTAGGCAATTGAATCTACCCAATCTTCGCTTCTACAGGTCCATGCAAATAGTAGACTAGGTTGTGGAGGATATGAAGAGTTGTAGAACCCTAAATAGCAAAACATTTACTTGAGACTGTTTTCCCAATCTATTCTATATAGCCGTGGCAAGTAGAGGATGATACCCAATAGAAAGAGTGTGTAGCTGTGGAGGAAGCCTTACTAAGATTTATTTAGAAGAATAGTTTTCAATGTAGGTAGTTGATAAAATTTTATGTGACCTGTTTCTGTAATGTATATACGGTGTATATACATGGCTGAGATCTTTGCTGTTAGGGTTCCAAAGGAGGTTAGAGAGAAGATGAGGAGGTTTAGGAAGGTTAACTGGAGTGAGGTTGTGAAGGAAGCTATTTTGAATAAGCTGAGAGAGCTCGAGGAGTTGGAGAGGATGAGGAGAGCTGCTGAGGCTATGGATAGGATTAGAGAGGAGATGCTGAGGAGTTATGGTCCTAGCGACTATGATTCTGCTGATGAGATTATGAGGTGAAGGGAGAGAAAATAATTGTTGTTAATGCTAGTGTAGTTGTTAAGTGGTTTACACCCGAAAGATATTTCGAGAAAGCTGTAGAGCTTAGAGATATGCATTTAAAGGGCTTGGTTAGATTGATGGCTCCGAACCTCATACTATAGAAGTAGCTAATGCACTTAGATTCCATAAGGTATACAAGTTCTCTTCAAACCACATAATAGAAGCTGTCAAGGCTATCGCAGATCTAGGGATAGCAACAGAACCAGATGTCTATACATGGACTATAGCTGTAGAACTCTCACTCAAAACAGGCATCAGCATCTACGATGCTGTATACACATCACTAACCATAGACAGAAAAGCTCTTCTTGTGACAAGCGACGAAAAATTCTATAACAAACTAAAAGACCTAGCCAATATTGTTCTATTGAGTGAGATAGATAACCACCTTCCCATCTAATGCTCTTTAGTCGAAGGGCCTAAGCATCACTACACCAAGCATGCAACAGCAGCTCTAAAAGATCTGAGAAAAGTCAGAATCTTTGTGGTAATAGCGTTTAATGAATATCCATAGACTAGTTACATTTTCAACTGTAGGCATATACTCATATCTGATATCAATAGTAAAGCCTCTGACTCATCTTCCATTCAAATCGTCTTCGTATGCCATCTACATACCTTCTCTCAAAGAGAACAAGCCATGCGACAATGCGTTAAAGAAGTCTATAGCCTACTCCAAAACATTGGTGGGAGGTTCAACACCCTCTTTCCTGAAACTCTTCAACAGAAACTTTATTGATCTATTCCTATCGAATCTCTCAACAATGACTTTATAAATGTATCTACCATATAGTGACCCGCTGGATCATCTAATTTGAGAAAGTTTCTAAGTATGTCAATTTCAGAGCCTGCTACGATAAAAACTATGTTCTCTGGATTGTTCTATAGGGTTACTTTCGCTTTACTCTCTCCTCAAAAATATTGTTTAAGAACAACTTTAGTCACGTGGGTTGAAATCTTTGTGGAGCTGGAATCCAAGGAATATCGGTAGGCTTGTAGGTGTTATCACATCTGGTGCAAGATCATCGATAGCACCTGTGAGAATTTCTAGAGAGGCAATGGACTATGTGAAGGATGAGATGCTGGCTGTGGTTGACGACTTTATCGAGGGCAGGAGGTTCCTCGGAGTGTTTAAGAGTAGCACTAAAAAGGATCTTGCTATAGATGTAAATGTTCTTCCAACAGTTTTCGATCCCGAGAAAAGCCACAGCTTCTCAGCACCCCTTATGCACAGCTATGTTGAGATCATTGGTGAGATAAACCCTGGTGGTGGGGTGTCCCTCAGCTTTGCGATACCGAGGCCTGGGAGCAATGTATACACGGTTGATAGAGGTGATGCACTATCAAATATACTAAAACTTCCCCAGGGCCTCTTCATAGGCTATCACAAATTCGCTAATCTAGAGATAAATGTTAATCCAATTGCCTTGGACTACCACATAGCTGTTTTGGGTGCTACTGGATCTGGCAAATCTAGATTAGTGAAAGCAATTATCGAAGAGGTTTTGAGAAAGGTGCCAAACTACAAGGTAATCATATTTGATCATACAGGTGTTGACTATGCCGATCTATCTAGATGGGTAGGCCTAGAAGATTTGGTTACAGTTATAGACTCGTCGAAGATAGTTCTAGACCCCGATATCATAACCGAGATTCTTTCTGATCAAATGGGTCTAAAAAAATCTGATCAACAAGAATATGTCTATGGAGCAGTAATCGAATATATTAGAAGTGTCGTTGAGGAGCAAGCTAATTCTACACGTCTACCAATAAAGATGAGGAGCACTGGAAAAAGAGATGAGGACACGGATGTCGAAGAGATTCTGAGGAGATATAAAGAGCTTAGCTCAAAGGGGCTGTTTAAATGGAGCTTTAGCCAGTTTGTTAAAGTCCTCAGCGACTATCTTTTATCTCTGAGTGCTAGGAAACAAACCATTGAGAAGCTTCAGCTACTGCTATACACAAGGGTTGGGAGAGGCTTCTTCGAGCAGAACCTCTCTAGAAGATCTATTGTGATTGACGATGTTGTCAGAGATTTTCTTGGTGGCAATGGTAGAAGAGTTATAATAGTTGATTTGTCTACAGAGATAGAGTATGGAGCTAAGAACGCAATTGTGCACCAATTTATTAGGAGAATATGGGAACACATTCTATACAGAAGAAGTAAAGCTAATTTAGTGGCTGTAGTTGACGAGGCACACAACTATTGCTGTGCATATGGATGCGACCCTGCAAAAGATATTATTGCTAAGACCAGTAGAGAGGGTAGGAAATGGGGATTTGGACTAATTCTATCCTCGCAAAGGGTAATAGATCTTGCACCAGAGATTAGGGGGAACATAAACACTGTTTTCTTCTCAAGGATGCAAACATCTGGAGACTATAACGAGTTGAGGAATTGGCTAGAGGGTGTAGAGTATATGGAGTATACACTTCCACTTCTATCACCAAGGGAATTCTTCTTCACGGGCCTGGGCAACCTACTTAGAAGACCACTTCTGGTGAGGGTCAGAGATGTTTCATGAAGATGAGGAGGTTTCTGGGAGATCCATAGAGCTAACAGACGAGAATCCAGAGCTCACAACAGCTTTAGTTGAAGCTGCTAGAGACATTATAAACAAGGTCTATGCAAACTATGCAAAGCCTGCTCTAGAGAATAGAGATAGGATCAGAAGTATCCTAGAAATCAAGAGATTCTCTGGGTCTTTGGAGCAAGGCAGTAAAATAGTTATAGCTGTTGATAGTACTTGGAGCAAGCCTGTACTGGAGATAGTATCCGGGGTCTTTGGGGTTGTAGCCTCAGGATATGTTGTTGTTGGCCCTAGCGGCACCTCATCTTATGAGATATGCAGAGTGGTGTCGCTTGTTGGAAATAGTGAAAAACATATTAATACTGCTATAGAGATCTCAGCAAAGATTATGGAGTATGATGCAGCTGCAAAGGCTTTGGATAAGCATAGTTATGCAGATATGGTTATGCTCGACGGATCTCTGTACTTCTCAACACGCCCATCTTTCTTCAAACCAGCTAGAGAGGTACATGGGGATCCCCTGGAGAATGTTTCGAACATCGATGAACTTATTTCGATCAGCTCAGCAATGCTGCTAAAACTGTTTAACAAGGCCGATAAAGCTCATGTGCCTGTTGTTGGAGTTGTTAAAAGGGTTTCAAGCACGTTCATAGCATCTTATATCGAGAGATCAGACCCTGAGCTTGCTAACAGGCTGAGAAAATTAAATGATAAGGTGATGCTCAGCTATGTTCTTGAGCCAGGAGAATACATTGTGATAAGCAGCTATCTAGACATCTTTAAGGAGCATTTAAACATTATGAAGAGATTTTCAAAAGCGTTGAAACATAGAAGAATACAGGCAATATTGGATACAATTGAAATGTGTGTAAGCGAGGAAGCAGGGGAAGAGCTGAAGAAGCTATGCAACGCAATGAAAGAAACAGCAATAATATTCTATAAACCGCCTAGCGACATGGTCTATCCCCAGGCTATAAGACTCGATGTCTACCCTAAATCGAGAATCGATGAGATTGTGAAATATGTGATGCTTAACACATCTCAAAATGCTGTGCCAATACCGATAGACTATGCTGATAGATTTATACGCCTAGAGTCAACATCCATAAAAAGGCTTTACAGTCTCATACTAAATTATGGCATTAAAGAAAAAAGCAATGCATTAATAGCACTTGGGTTAACAAATCCACAAAAAAGCTATTTGTTTATGCTCTGACCTCCTCCCCGCCCTTAAGGGTGAGGGTTCCCTTTAGTGTGGGGAGGTCTGGGCTACATTCCGGGCCTCCACCCGGTTTAGCCTCGCGCCCGGTCTTAGGCGCGTTACCCCTACCCTGGTTAGTGCGGGGCTTGGGGATATGGCTCTTCTCTTTGAGAATATGTTGAATGCTCCCACGAGGTCTGCGTTGAATACTTTGTTATGCTTATAGCATTTGAGCAATCCTCTATATATTCTCTCATGATTTTCTATTGCTCTGCATATTGGGCATGTTCTCGATGTGTCTTTCTCATCAACATACTCTACTTCAATACCATATTCCTCTCCAACCTCTTTCACCCTTCTTAATAAGTAGCCATAGCTCCATATATGCATCACCTCGAAGTTTATCTTGGAGCCTTTACCAGGCTTCTGAGAAACATACTTTGAATATCCTATGAATATCTTCCTCACACCTCTATGGTATAACCATTCTATAGAGTTTCTAACAGCCCAGTCTATGTAGCATTTGATCTGCCTTCTCCACTTCTTAAACATCCTCCTAAGCCTCTTAGAAAACTTCAAACCATATCTATTCAAAGTACTCTGGTAATCAGAGATTTTGCTCCTTCAGTAGAAGCTTATGGATTTCAATGACCTTCCATTCACTAGCAGTGCAGATCTATCCTCAACATATATGGCTAAGAGGTTATTAATACCTATATCTATTCCAGCTTCTCTATCTCCAAGAGGTTTGAGAAGTATTCTAAGGATGCTGCCTCTTACTATCCTCCTCTCAACCTCGTATGATACGTGTACATATCACTTCTTCTCGTCATGGTCATAGTGTATCTCAGCTCTACCCTGCCTCCCAGCTATATGTATCTTCCCAGAATATCTAATCCTAATAGATCCAACAGCTCCCAGGCCCTTGATAATTATGTATTCACCCTCGATTCTATACTGATCGTTTCTAAGCACAGTCCACAACGTTTTCCTCCCACCCCTCTTCCTATACCCCGGTGGATTGACCCTTGCCATGAATGGTGGTGTTCTGCCCTCCTTTCTAGCCTTTAGCAATCCGAAGAAGGATCTCCAGGCTCATCGTTTTTATTCAGGATTTGCTGTGCTGTAGCAGAACCTATTAGCATTTTGTACTTCTCGTAAAACTTCTTGTATGTGTTCCTAAGATCCACTCTTTTGGTTTCGAAGAACTGTCTTCTCCTAGCATAGTTGACCTCATTCCAAAGCTTAGAGGATAGACTGCATAAAGCTCTCAACCCCGCCTCAGTCTCTTCATCTAGCAGCAGCCTCAGCATCACCACTCTCTTCAAGATACCACGCTCGGAGCCCTGACGGGCATAGAGATAGATTGGCCATCTCTATATTGCAACCGCTAGAGAGTAGCCCGCCAAGACCCCGAAGATATAGAGGATAAAGAGCTTATAAACCTTAGCCATCCCCGTCCTAAAGAGCAAGGCTTTCAGTTGTAAAGAATTCAACACTTTTCCTATGTATTTAAATGCTGTTCTTTTCTTAAAGTTCTTTACATTGCTTAATAAAAGAGTGGAAATACATGGTTTTTTAAAAGCACTACTTTTTTGACACAACCTCTAGAAACGCCATAGAAGTTTTGCAAGATATGCTTAATACTTATTAGCAGAAGAATAATTTCTTCGAATCTATAGGGTGCTTGATGTGAGTGTGCTATTGCTTAAAAATGTTAGCATAGCTGTTAGTGAGAAAATCGTGCTTGAAGATGTTAATATGTCTGTTGAGAAAAATGATGTTGTGTTTCTTCTAGGTCCCAATGGGGCAGGTAAAACAACTTTGCTAAGAGCTTTAGTGGGTTTTCCTGGTTACAATATTGTGTCTGGTAGAATCTTTTTTGAGGGAGAGGATATAACTAACACTAGTATGGAGACCAGAGTTTCTAAAGGTATTGCCATAGCTCATCAAATACCACCGAAATTAATGGGTGTAAGAGTTAGGCAATTGCTTGAGGCTTTGTGTCACAAGAATAAATGTGATGTGTATGAAATAGCTGATGATCTTGGTATACTGCATCTTCTTGATAGAGAATTTGGCAAGGGCTTTTCAGGTGGTGAGCTTAAAAGAGTTGAAATAGCGACTTTACTAGCACAAAAACCTAAGCTAGCTCTTATAGATGAGCCTGATAGTGGTGTTGATGTTGATTCTATTGAAATTGTGGCTAAAGCAATTAAAAAAGTTATAGAGTTATCTCCTTATAAATCAGCTATAATAGTTACTCACTCTGCATTGATATCGAGATACATAGAGCCTACAAAGGTTTGCATCATAGCTTCCAAAGCCATAAGAGCTTGCAATGGTAAGGAGCTCATAGACGAGGTGTTTAAGCATGGGTTTAGGGAGCTGGCTTAAAGAAATAGAGACTAGGGCTCGTGAAGGCCTGAACAAACCCTCACCCTATGGCATTGATGTTGATGTAACACAGTTTCTAGAGGTTAAAGAAGGTAAGCCTAGCTTAGATGAGTCTAGGGTTAAGGAGGTGGGTGTGGATCTTTCAGCCAAGGCTCTTTATACACAAGTTGATCAACTTTATTTTAAGTATCTTAGCAAAAT of the Ignisphaera cupida genome contains:
- a CDS encoding purine-nucleoside phosphorylase, with amino-acid sequence MGPIHIKAKKGDVAERVIVAGDPARVEQVSKMLENPRVVNTNRGFIIYTGAYKGVPVSVAVHGVGHPSSMLVVEELAMLGAKVVIRFGTCGAMVKGLKIGDIVIPTAAAYYPGGAFYQYLKEAVCTATAPHFDVLKTLVEETQKAGVNYVLGPVVSSDAFYAEDPEFVKKWTSRGIVAVEMECAGLFMLGAMRNLKTGALLMVSDSLVEELGFASAEELREYVNRASKIVLEALIKISA
- a CDS encoding ATP-binding protein; the protein is MWSWNPRNIGRLVGVITSGARSSIAPVRISREAMDYVKDEMLAVVDDFIEGRRFLGVFKSSTKKDLAIDVNVLPTVFDPEKSHSFSAPLMHSYVEIIGEINPGGGVSLSFAIPRPGSNVYTVDRGDALSNILKLPQGLFIGYHKFANLEINVNPIALDYHIAVLGATGSGKSRLVKAIIEEVLRKVPNYKVIIFDHTGVDYADLSRWVGLEDLVTVIDSSKIVLDPDIITEILSDQMGLKKSDQQEYVYGAVIEYIRSVVEEQANSTRLPIKMRSTGKRDEDTDVEEILRRYKELSSKGLFKWSFSQFVKVLSDYLLSLSARKQTIEKLQLLLYTRVGRGFFEQNLSRRSIVIDDVVRDFLGGNGRRVIIVDLSTEIEYGAKNAIVHQFIRRIWEHILYRRSKANLVAVVDEAHNYCCAYGCDPAKDIIAKTSREGRKWGFGLILSSQRVIDLAPEIRGNINTVFFSRMQTSGDYNELRNWLEGVEYMEYTLPLLSPREFFFTGLGNLLRRPLLVRVRDVS
- a CDS encoding DNA double-strand break repair nuclease NurA, whose product is MFHEDEEVSGRSIELTDENPELTTALVEAARDIINKVYANYAKPALENRDRIRSILEIKRFSGSLEQGSKIVIAVDSTWSKPVLEIVSGVFGVVASGYVVVGPSGTSSYEICRVVSLVGNSEKHINTAIEISAKIMEYDAAAKALDKHSYADMVMLDGSLYFSTRPSFFKPAREVHGDPLENVSNIDELISISSAMLLKLFNKADKAHVPVVGVVKRVSSTFIASYIERSDPELANRLRKLNDKVMLSYVLEPGEYIVISSYLDIFKEHLNIMKRFSKALKHRRIQAILDTIEMCVSEEAGEELKKLCNAMKETAIIFYKPPSDMVYPQAIRLDVYPKSRIDEIVKYVMLNTSQNAVPIPIDYADRFIRLESTSIKRLYSLILNYGIKEKSNALIALGLTNPQKSYLFML
- a CDS encoding zinc ribbon domain-containing protein — its product is MNRYGLKFSKRLRRMFKKWRRQIKCYIDWAVRNSIEWLYHRGVRKIFIGYSKYVSQKPGKGSKINFEVMHIWSYGYLLRRVKEVGEEYGIEVEYVDEKDTSRTCPICRAIENHERIYRGLLKCYKHNKVFNADLVGAFNIFSKRRAISPSPALTRVGVTRLRPGARLNRVEARNVAQTSPH
- a CDS encoding ATP-binding cassette domain-containing protein; the protein is MSVLLLKNVSIAVSEKIVLEDVNMSVEKNDVVFLLGPNGAGKTTLLRALVGFPGYNIVSGRIFFEGEDITNTSMETRVSKGIAIAHQIPPKLMGVRVRQLLEALCHKNKCDVYEIADDLGILHLLDREFGKGFSGGELKRVEIATLLAQKPKLALIDEPDSGVDVDSIEIVAKAIKKVIELSPYKSAIIVTHSALISRYIEPTKVCIIASKAIRACNGKELIDEVFKHGFRELA